TGGTGCGCTTCTTTAACAGATATAGTTTTCACCTCTTCTAGTGCTTGTGAAACTAACATTTGAGATGATTTAATATTCATCTATATATTAATATATAAAAATTAATTTAAATAAAGGTTTATTATATTTATATGTTACCAAATTTTCTAAAACCTTTTCATATAGATAACCAAAAACTAGTTAGAGTTGGTCCAAAACTTGATGGTGGCTATGTTATTGACAAAAAATCAATCCTTAATACTGATGTAATTATAGCATGTGGTTTAAATGACGACTGGGAATTTGAAAAGTCTTTTTTAAAAATAAACACTCAATGTATAGTGGAAGCTTATGACCATACAGTTAATAAAAAGTTTTGGGTAGAAAGATTTAAAAAAGATATTATACATTTTTTTTTATTTAAAAAAATTAGATTAAAAAAGATTATTCATATTTTTAAATATTTAGATTATTTAATTTTTTTTAGAAATCAAAACAAACATTATATTCTTAAAATTGGAACGGAAGATGTTTACAACACAGCGATCAGTATTAATAAAATACTTGAAAATTACCAAAATGTAATATTGAAAGTCGATATTGAGGGTGATGAATATAAAGTGCTTGATCAAATTTTAAATAACTCCAATAAAATTAATACCTTAATTATTGAATTTCATGACATTCATAAAAATATAGATAAAATTGAAGACTTTATTAATATATCTAAAGAACTTAAATTAATTCATATACATGCTAACAATTTTGCAGGACTAAATGAAGATGGTGATCCCAATGTTATAGAATTAACTTTCACAAATATTAATAAGAATGAACTAAGTTTAGTAAAAACAGATAAGTCTTTTCCTGTGGAACAATTAGATTATAAAAACATAAATAGAATTGAAGACATTTATCTAAAATTTAATGACTGAAAAAATTTGTATTACTTACTCACATCACAAATTAGGTGATTTAATTTGGCAATTACCTTATATAAAAGCCATAAGTGAACATCACAATAAAAAAATTGATTTAATTGTTAGAGAAAAGACACAAGCTAAAGAAATTTTAAAAGATCTTAATTACATAAATATAATTCATTATAATAATTTTAGAAAAAAATTTTTTTACTGGGTAGACGTTTTTAAACTTAAGAAAATATATGCTAATGAAGATTACTCACATGTTTATATATTGGATAAAATTAACAAGCCAGCAATAGCTGCGACACTTGCTAGAATTAAAAATATTATAGGCCCTGGCATCAAAAGACAGAAAAGATGGCTTACAAATAAAAACTTTCTAGAAGATAGAGATTGGCATTTAAGCTATTCAGAACAATCACAGAAATTACTAAAATTAAACAATATAGATGTTAAAGATGTTTATCCACACATAGAAGTTAAACCTTCAAGTTTAGATAAGTTAAGAAAAAACTTTTCTTATAATGGAAAAAAGATAGCCTTTGGTGTAGATTCATTTGAGGATTATAAAATATGGTATGAGGAAAACTTTATTGAACTTGCAAATAAATTCTATGATAAAAAAGTTTTTGATTATATTTATTTAGTTTGTGGAAAAGATAAGCAACATATCGTTAAAAATATTATAGCTAAATCAAATAGAAATTATTTTATTGATTGTTCTAACTTAAAATTAATTGATATCATTGGTGTAATAAAAGACTCTGATTTTTTTGTGGGTAATAATTCTGGTCCTTTAAATTTAGCTGCTGCTTTAAATGTTAAGAGTTTTGGCTTATTTGCCAATACTCCAATAAGTCAATTAAAGTTTAGTAAGGTCTTACCATTAGTGCCTGAAAATTATCTTGATAATCAATTTATTAAAAACCGAGAAGAAATGAAAAAACTCACTGCTGATAAAGTTTTTCAAGATATAATCAAATATCTCAATAATCATATATAGACAATATGATAAAGATAAATATAAAAGCTCCAAATTTTACTTTGAACTCTACAGATGGTAAAGTTTATTCTTTAAAAGATTCACTCGGCAAGTATGTGGTTATTTATTTTTATCCTAAAGATGACACACCAGGATGTACAATTGAGACTAATGATTTTAATAAATTATTACCTAAATTTAAAAAACTGAATTGTGATGTATTTGGTATTTCTAAAGATAATCTTAAAAGTCACCATAAATTTAAGAAAAAATATAAGATTAAATTTGATCTTTTATCTGATGTAGAACTTGGTATTTTAAAAAAATACAAAGTTTGGGCTAAGAAGAAATTTATGGGTAGAGAGTTTATGGGAATAGTAAGAACTACTTTATTAATTGATCCAAATGCTAAAATTGCAAAAATTTGGGACAATGTAAAAGTTAAAGATCACGCTAAAGAAGTACTTGATACCTTAAAAAACATTTAAAAATAAAAAAGGCCCCAGTTAAGGGGCCTATTTTCTAACTAAAAGAGAGAGATAGTTATTTATTAGTCTCTGATTGCGTAAGCTCTAACACCTATTTCCGCAACGTCAGTTCCAAGTTTTTCAGCTTCTTTACTGATACGTAATCCAACTGTTGCTTTCAAAGTTTTAAATATAATTAATGAAAGTATAAAACTGAATGAACATACGGCAATTACACCTGTGAACTGAGAACCAAAAGATGCTTCTGCATTCGTAAGCGGAACTATCAATGTTCCAAATATTCCTGCAAACATATGTACTGGAATTGCACCAACAACATCATCAAGTCCCATTCTTTCTAAAAATTTTGTACCAAAGTACATAATTAAAGAACCCATTGAACCAATGACAAGTGCCATACCTGGTGTTGGAGTTAGAGGTTCAGCAGTAATTGCCACTAAACCAGCTAATGCACCATTTAACATCATGACTACATCTGTTTTGCTATCAAGTAATCTTGTAACTATAGCTCCTGTTACAACACCAGCAGCACCAGCAAGGTGTGTATTGACTGCAATCTTAGTTATAGCAGTTACATCATCGAACGTTCCCATTGCAAGTTGACTAAAGCCATTAAATCCAAACCAACCAAACCATAAAAAAAATGTTCCAAGTGTAACTAAAGGAATACTTGAGGCTGCAAAAGGTACTAATGATTTAGTTTCACCTTTTTTCCCAAATCTACCTTCTCTGGCACCTAGTACTATTACACCTGCTAAGGCAGCAGCCCCACCACATGCATGAACAAGAGTTGATCCAGCAAAGTCTGAAAAACCAGAAGTTGCTAGCCAGCCCCCACCCCATTGCCAGCCCATTGAAATTGGATAAATAAATCCACCCATTAATGTAGCAAAAATAAAGAATGGCCAAATTTTAATTCTTTCTGCAACTGCTCCTGAAACTATAGATACTGTTGCACAAACGAACATAGCCTGGAAGAACCAGTCAGAACTATCTGAATAACCTGTTTCAATGCTAGAGCTATCACCCCAAGTTGTAAATGTTCCTATATAACCACCTTCTGGAATGCCGTAAGCTAAATTATACCCAAATAAGAAAAAGACTATTGAACAAATAGCAAATTTTCCAACATTCTTAGCTGCAATTGTTGAAACACTTTTTGTTGTAACTAAACCACATTCCAGCATACAAAAACCTGCTGCCATTAATGCTACTAAGACTGCACCAATATAAAATGCTAAGGTATTAAATATATACTGACCTTCTGCTGAAATTGTTGTTTCAGCGACACCAGCATTAGTCATGCTTAATAAAAGTACTAAACTAATAAAGGGTGCTGTTATTATTTTAATTGTTTTTGTCATTAAGACCTCCATGTTTAAGCTTTCACTTATATTTAGAATGGTCTTTAAAACTATTGTTGATTGGGAAATTTAGATATGCAGTATTTGCATATACTAACAGCCTTATTACATTTCAGTAAAAGGCTGTTAATGAATTTGGTATTTAATTACTTATTAAATATTTCTTTAAGTGCTTTAGCTGGTAAAAACTTAACTTTTTGAGAAGCACCGATTTGAATTTGTTCTCCAGTTCTAGGGTTTCTTCCAACTCTAGCTTTTCTTTTTGCTACTTTGTAAGTTCCAAATCCAGCAATTTTCACTGTATCGTCACCTTTTAAAGCATCTAGAATAGTGTTTGTAATAGTATCAAAAGTACGCTCAGCGTCAGCTTTACTTAGGTTTAAAGAACCCGAAAGTTGCGCTATTAATTGTTTTTTGTTCATTTATTTAGCTCCGGTTTTATTGGTTATTTTCACATAATTTACATAAAAGCCTATAAATCAAGCTTTTTATTAGTGTCTCTTAAAATAAAAACCCCAATATATGGTGATTTGTTAAATTGGTGTTGATATAAAAGGGTTATTTAAGAAATATAATTATTAAAAAACTTAAATAAACCAACGTCTTTTAGGTCATTAAATGTTGTAAAAAACATTAATGATAGCAGTAAAAACATTCCGATTCGAAAAAAACCTTCTTGAGCTTTTTGTGATAAGGGCCGCCCTAATACCTTTTCAATACCATAAAACATTAAGTGTCCACCATCTAACATTGGAATTGGAAACAAATTTATTAACCCTAAGCTAATAGAAATGTAAGCCATAAGGCTTATGAAAGGTAAAATTCCAAATTCTGCAACTTGTCCACTGATTTTTGCTATTCGAATTGGACCACCTAGCTGGGAGGTATCACCATTTCCAGTAAGCATGCTTCCAATGTATTTAAGACTAGAGGCGCTTACATAATAAACTTCATTAACTGCATAAAACAGTGCTTTAGCTGGACCAAGTTTGATGTGATTTACTTCATTATTATAGGCTCCAAGCTTAATACCAACCATTCTTTTACTGATTTTGTTGCCAAGATTATCTTCTCCATCAACAATATTAGGTTTTACTCTAAAGGTTAAATCTTGATCATATCTGTTAACTGTAAAATTAATGAATTCATCAGTAGACATCATAATATATTTTGAAACTTCCATAATGCTTTTAACTTCATTACCATCAATTGAGACCACAATATCATTATCCTTAAGACCAGCTACCATTGCAGGGCTATCCTTTTGAACTTCGTTAATAACAGCTGGTGTAAAGTCTTTTCCAGCAAAGGAATAAACTGAAAAAAATATTAGAATTGCTAATAAAAAGTTAGCTAAAGGGCCGCCAAATACAATTAAAGCTCTTTGATACAAGGGCTTTAACACAAAAAGTTTATCCTGATCTTCTTTGCTGTATTCTTTGATAATTTTATCATTATCAGCTTGGCTATAAACATTTCTATCACCAAAAAATTTAACATATCCCCCAAGAGGTATGACACAAACTTTCCATCTAGTGCCTGATTTATCATTCCAACCGAACATTTCTTTACCAAAACCTATTGAAAAATCAGTAACCCCTACACCAAAACGTTTTGCAAAATAATAATGCCCATATTCATGAATAAAAACTACGATAACAATTAAAACTATGAAGGGCAATATGTAAGACAACATGATTATAATCCAATAATACTATTTATCATTCTAATTTCTAGCTTTTAATATTATAGCCTTTTTTAACTAGCATTGTGACCAAGATTATACAAACCACTAAAAAAAATACCATTGAGCTTATACTTATCCAAATATTAAAATCAGATACACCATAAAAAGAAAATCTTAAGCCATCAATTAGATAAACTACAGGATTAAAATAAGAAATTGTTTGCCAAAATGGTGGCAGCATATCAAGGGAGTATAAACTTCCTCCTAAAAATACCATAGGCGTTATCACCAATGATGGGATGATGGACATTTGTTCAAAGTTTTTACTAACAACACCAATTAAAAATCCAAATAAAGCAAATGTAAAAGAAACTAAAACTAATAAAAATATCATTAGTATTGGATACTTAACTGTAACATCAGCAAAAAATGAAGCAGTGACAAAAATTACAGCACCAACTAATAATGTTTTAGTGGCTCCCGCACCAACAAAAGCAAGAACTGTTTCAAACGTTGAGATAGGTGCTGCTAAAATCTCATTAATAGTTCCATTAAATTTTGGAAAAAATATTCCAAACGAAGTATTACTTATTGATTGAGTTAATAGAGTTAACATTAACAAACCTGGTACAATGTAAGAACCATAACTAACACCATCAATTTTTTCAATATAGCCTCCAATGACTGAGCCAAAAACAACAAAATATAATGATGTAGATATTACTGGTGAAAGAATGGACTGACCTACAGTTCTTATAAATCTATTCATCTCATGAACATAAATAGCTTTAAATCCGTAATAATTAAATTTCATTGTTCTCCTTAACTAAGTCAACAAAAATTTTTTCTAATGAACTTTGTTCTGTTATCAAATCTTTTAACCTTAAACCTGCATCTTTAATATCTTTAAGTAAATCGGTAATTCCAGTCTTTTCACCTTTAACCTTATAAGAATAAGTTAAAGACATTTTTTTTTCATGAATAATTAAATTATACTTTTCTAACTCTTTTGGGATTTCCAATATCTTATCTTGTAATTCAATTGTTAGCTTTTTGTGACCCATTCGTTTTATTAATTCATTCTTATCTTCAACAACAATTATTTCACCTTGATTTATAACTGCAACACGGTCTGCAATAGCTTCTGCTTCCTCTATATAATGTGTTGTTAAAATTATAGTAACACCGGTTTGTCTCAAATCTTCAACAACAAGCCACATGTCTTTTCTTAATTCAACATCAACACCAGCTGTTGGTTCGTCTAAAAATAATATTTGTGGTTCATGTGATAATGCTTTTGCAATTAAAACTCTTCTCTTCATGCCTCCTGATAATTCTTTTAATTTTATATTTTTTTTATCCCAAAGACTTAAATCTTTTAATATCTTTTCAATGTGTTCTGGTTTAGGTGACTTTCCATATAATCCTCTAGAATAAGATACAGTATCGAAAACTGTTTCAAAGGACTCTAAACTTATCTCTTGAGGCACCATTCCTATTCTTGATCTTGTTTCTCTATAATCTTTTATAATGTCAAAGTTATCAATTGTAACTGTCCCTGAAGAAGGCTTTACAATTCCACAAATAATACTGATTAAACTAGTTTTTCCGGCACCATTTGGTCCAAGCATTGCAAGGATTTCACCTTGTTTTACTTTGAGGCTAACATTATTAAGGGCTTTAAAACCATTGTCATAAACTTTAGATAAGTTGTTAATGGATATTTGGATTTCAGACATTTTGTTTGAGTGTATATAGTTACTAATGAAGTTAATTCAATAAACCTAATAAATTTTAGCATTATTTCAATAATTAATGTTCATATCTTAAGGTTAAAATTTGACTTAGTTTAATTATTTCTTTAATTAGTTTTTATATTCTTTTTTTTAAGAATATCAGTTTCTGGGGTGCTGTAAAAAGCTGAGAATATACCCAAAGAACCTGTTGTATAATCACAACGAAGGGAAAAAATGAACACAATATATCTAGATCAATCAACTACTATAATTACCTTGCTTTTAACTTCATTAGCTTTTGCTGCTATTGGAATAGTTTATTCAAGAGGTAAACTTTCAATCAATGCATATTTAAATGCAGATAGATCAATTGGTAAAAGATCTTTAACTGCATCTTTAGTTGCATCTTGTTTTGGTGTATGGATTTTAATTGGTCCATCAGAAGCTGCTACTTGGGGTGGTTTAGGAGCTATAATTGGTTATGGCTTAGGTCAAGCGCTACCCTTCTTAGCTTTTATTACTATTGGTCAGCGAATGAGGAAAATTATGCCTAGTGGTAATACTCTTACTCAATTCGTTCTAATAAGATTTGGTAAAGCAATGTTTCGTTTAGTTTTATTATTAACAATAATGTATATGTTTGTTTATTTCGCAGCTGAAGTTACCGCAATTGCAAAAGTTGTTAACTTAATGTCAGGGTTTCCTCTTTGGCAAACCTCTCTTGTAATAATTGTTGCCACTCTATCTTACACTCTTTATGGAGGACTTAGAGCTTCAATTTTTACAGATAAAATTCAATTTATTATAATTATGATTTTATTAATATTTGCTATCAACCATATTTTTAATTCTGGAAATAATACTTTTTCTATGGATTTGATAAATGAAAAAGCTGGTACTTTAATGAGTGGTAAATATTTTTATGGCTATACTGCTGGCTTAACTTTCTTCATTGCTGTTTTTGCAACCAACTTATTTGATCAAGGTGTTTGGCAAAGAGTTTTTGCAGCAAAAAGTTCAGATGATTTAAGAAAAGGATTTATGTCTGCCTTCTTTATTGTAATTCCATTTATGCTTGTTTTAGGTTTCTTTGGAATTCTTGCAGTATCAGTTGATAAAGCAGCAGACCCTAGTACTTTATTCTTTACTCTTTTATTAGAGCCATTTACTGGAATTAATTCTTTGTTAACTATTTCAATATTAATTTTAGTTTTAGCCTTAGTGATTAGCAGTATGGATTCACTTATTAATGCGCTTTCAAGTACCATTACTATTGAGGGAAATAAGTTTATTAGTTTAAAAGATAAGAATAGCTATCTAACACTTTCTAAATACTTAATATGTGGTTTATCAGTAATTGTTTTTTTGATCGCATCTAAGGGTTACAGCGTCTTATTTATGTTTTTATTTGCTGATTTGTTATGTTGTGCTGCCGTATTTCCTATTTTTTATGGAATGTTTAAGGGTGATGTTGATGAAAGACTTTCTTTAATTTCAGTTATAATTGGACTGATATCTGGATTGCTTTTATTTCCCAATCAAACTTTTGATAAAAGTATTTTAATTGGTGGATTGTTTCCAACTGAAGCATTTCCCGTTTGGATATCAACAGCATTATTGTTTTGGTCATTTATTTTAGCAACATTTACACCAATGATTACAGTAATGCTCTTTAAAAAAAATAGTAACTTTAACTTTTCTAAAATTAAAACTTTAATTAAGGAATAGTGAATATTTATAATAATAAAAGAACCTTTTTTTATAAATTAAAGAGTAGCTGTAAGAAGGAATGGTCTGAATATACTAATCATAAATTTTTATCTGATTTAGTAAGCAATAAATTGCCAGATAAAAATTTTAAAAATTATTTAGTTCAAGATTATGTTTTCTTACAGCAATTTCTTAAAATTTTAGCTCTTAGTGTTTATAAATCTAATAACTTTGAAGAAATTAATAGATCAGTAAATTTTATTAAGGGAATTGATCATGAAATCAAACTCCACATCAATTATTGTAAAAAGTGGAAAATACCTCTTAAATCTCTTAATAACATCGTAGTCGAGAAAGCTAATAGTGCTTATACTAATTATGTCCTGAGAATGGGTAAAAATGGAGATAATCTTGATATCTTCTCATGCCTATCTGTATGCATCATTGGCTATGGTGAGATTGGGTTTAATCTTTCTAAGATTAAAAACTGGAAAAAAAGTAAATATAGTTCTTGGATTAAAATGTATTCTTCAAAAGAATACCAACAAGTAGCCAAAGACAATATTGATTATTTAGATGCTCTCTTAAAAAATAGTACAGATAAAAAATTAAATATGCTTAAAAGAAATTTTAAAAAATCAACTGTTCTTGAAAGAAATTTTTGGGAATGTTTTGTTTAAATTTTTAGTTGCTTAAAATTTCTAAAGGTAATGGGGCTTCAGGGTACTTTTCCTTACATAATTTTTCATAATTCTTGCAAAGAGTACTTACTGTATCATGTGCTTCATCTTTGGAGGTTAAAAATTTAATTAAAGTATCTCTCTCCAATTCAATTTCTTTAATATCTGTTCCACTTAAATACTCACCTGTCTCAACTTCCCAGTAAGTATCATTTAATTCTTCAGCTTTTAAAGTATTAAGCTTTCTTTGAAGTTCAATAATAATCTCATCATCCGTTTTACTATCTTTCATTGGAGAATTAACTAATTTTCCTAAACATTTGTCTTTAAGATCATCTAAAAAAGTGTTGTAAGGTTTACCTTCAGCTAAACCTTGAAAGTGATTGCTTTCAAAGTACTTACTGATTGCAGCATTTGTTGAGGTTTTATTTTTACCCTTAGCAACTGCAACTTGAACGTAAACTTCCTGACTAATATATTCGTTTAAATAGTCTTTAATTTTATCCGATAACATTAGTTTAAAAAAATTATAGAGTTTTTAAAGGATCAACATAGTCATGTCCAAAAACATCAGCAACTGCTTTATAAGTTACTTGACCTTTGCAAACATTTAATCCTGCAAGTAAATGTTTGTCATCACTTAATGCTTTAGCATAACCATCTTTTGCAATTTTAACTAGATATGGAAGTGTTGCATTATTCAATGCAATAGTTGAAGTCCTTGGAACTCCACCTGGCATATTTGCTACACAGTAATGAATAACATCATCAATGATATAAGTTGGATCACCATGAGTTGTTGGTTTGCTCGTCTCAACACAACCCCCTTGATCAATTGCAACATCGACAATTACGGATCCTCTTTTCATTAATTTTAACATTGGTTTAGTAACTAATTTTGGAGCTTCAGCACCAGGTATTAAAACACCACCAATTAAAAGATCAGCTTCAGCAACTAATTTATTTAAATCAATTTTATCACTTTGTTCTGGAATAATTTTATCACCAAACATTTCAACCAATTGTTTTAGTCTTACTTCTGACTTATCAACGATATGAACTTTAGCCCTCATACCAGTTGCAATGACTGCAGCGTTTTCTCCAACAACACCACCACCTAAAATAACAACCGTTCCTCCTTCAACTCCTGGAGCACCACCCAATAAAAGACCTCTACCGTTTTGATTTTTTTCTAAGCAGTGGGCACCAGCTTGAACAGACATACGTCCAGCAACCGCACTCATTGGTGCAAGTAATGGTAGTCTTCCATTTTCATCGGTCACTGTTTCATAAGCAATACAAACACCTTTAGATTTAATTAGTCCCTCTGTTAATTCTTTCGCTGCTGCTAAGTGTAAATAAGTGTAGACGATCTGATTTTCTCTGATCATCTTAACTTCACCTGATTGAGGCTCTTTTACTTTAACAATAATATTTGCATCATTGAAAATATCTTCAGCTTTATCTATGATTTTAGCACCAACGCTTGTGTATTGTTCATTTTCAAAACCAGCTTCAAAACCACCATTATTTTCAACTAAAACTTCATGACCTTCTGATATTAAAGTTTTTACACTTTCAGGTGTTAATCCAATACGATGTTCCTGAGGTTTGATTTCTTTAGGTACGCCTATTTTCATTACTTGCTTTCCTTTTTTGCAAATACTTTAATTAAATTAAGTTTTTAGTTTTTCTGATTTTTTTGATAGTTGGAAATACCAGATCTTAACTTTTCAATAATCTCATCAATATGTTTTTCTTCACAGATGAATTGAGGAGCTATAATTAAACAATCTCCAGTAGCTTTAAAGTTTACACCAGCTTCATAACAAGCTTTAAAACATTCATATCCAGCTTTACCTGGTTTAGTGTTTAACTTCATGTCTATTCCACCCATCATTCCATATCCTCTGATATTGTCCACAGAATCTAGATCTTGAAGAGAAAACAATCCTTTTTGGAAATAAGGAGCTAAATTTTTTGCTCTATTAAAAATATCATCTTTTTCAAAAATTTCTTGCACCGCAAGAGCAGCTGCTACTGCAACTGGAATTCCTGAATAAGTATAACCATGAAATAATTCAACAGCACCTGTTGGTGAAGCATCCATTACTGTATCATAAATATAATCACTACATGCAACGACACCCATAGGTACAACGCCATTTGTTGTAGCTTTAGCCATTGTCATAATATCTGGAGTTACTCCAAATTCATCAGCACCAAATTTAGAACCTGTTCTCCCCCAGCCTGTAATTACTTCATCAAAAATTAAAAGTATTCCATGTTTGTCACAGATCTCTCTTAGTCTTTGTAAATATCCTTTTGGTGGAACTAATGTTCCAGTTGATCCAGCAATAGGCTCAACAATACAAGCAGCAATATTTTCACCACCAAAGTTTTGACAAATAGTTTCTAAATCATTTGCTAAATAGTCCCCTGTCTCTGGTTGACCACTTACAAATTTATGTTCTGGTAAATGTGTATGTCTAATGTGTTGGACACCTGGCATTAAAACACTTGCAAATGTTTTAATATTGTTCACCATTCCACCAACTGAAATACAACCAATGTTCATTCCATGATAACCACGTTCTCGGCCAACAAATCTAAATCTTTCTGCATGCCCTTTTGCTCTATGATAAGCAACAGCAATTTTAATTGCTGTCTCTACAGCTGTAGATCCACAAATTGTAAAAAACATTTTATTTAAATCACCTGGTGTATGCTTTGAAATCTTTGTAGCAAGTTCAAACGAACCACCAAAACCTTGTTGAAAAGGCTGAGCATAGTCTAAAGTCTCTAACTGTTTCGTAACAGCTTCTGTAATTTCTCTTCTTCCATGACCAAGTGGATTACAAAATAAACCTGAACTCGCATCTATTTGTGTTTTACCATGGTGAGTTTTTAAATAAACTCCCTTAGCTTCTGTTATTAATCTAGGGTTTGCTTTAAAATCTTTATTTGATGTAAACGGCATCCAATGTTCATTTAATGAATTTGGTACTGAGGTTCTGTTTTCTGAGCTCATGAGTTTCTCTCTATATATAAATATTTTTAATAAATTCTTTTTCCAACTATTAGACTAAATAAAAAGGTTTTCTATAATTATTTTTCAGTCTTTACCTTGATTTCTATTAGTTTAAATACTACAACCTCAAGGTGTATATTTGTTTTTTGTTTTACATCTCTCTTAAATTGAATTTTAATGTTCATAATTTAATTAAATTAACAGAGGGATAATAATGAAAAAAATAATTAGTTTTATTCTTGGAACAGTAGTTGCTCTTAACTTGTCTATATCAGTTGCTAATGCTGCCGCTAAAGAAGTAAGAGTTGCATTCTTTTTAGAATGGCCTACTCCAAACCAAGAAGATAAAGTTAAAAAGATGTTTGATAAAGCACTAGGTGTTCCAGTTAAATGGACTAACTTTTCAAACGGTGGTGCAATGACTGATGCTATGTTAGCTGGAGATATTGATATCTCTTACTCACAAGGCTTAGTACCTTTCATCAATGCTGTTAAATCTAAAGCACCTTTGAAACTTGTTGACGTTGCTATGGAATACGGAATGGGTGGTACAACTTGTGTTACATCTAAAGCTTCTGGTATTACATCAGCGAACGGTTCTGAGTTAGAAGGAAAAAAAGTTGCAGTTCCTCTAGGAACTATGGCTGAGTATGTTTTTGATGAGAGTATGAAAGTTGTTGGTGCTGATAAAAGCAAAATGACTGTTATTCAAATGGATCCTGAAGAAGGTGCTGCTGCACTAGTTTCTGGTGATGTTTCAATGGCTTGTTTATTTGGTGGTAACTCTATTAAAGCAGCTCTAACTGTTGGTACAAGATTGTTAACAGTTCAAGCAGCTCGTGATGCAGGTATCAAAGGTATCGATATTACATCTGTTACTGATAAATTTATGAAAGAAAACCCAGGAATGTTAAGAACTTTCATAGAAGTAACTCATGAAGCTAATGCTAGATACGCAGCTGGTAAGAGTGATATGAATGTAATCGCAAAAGATGCTGAAATGAAACTTGGAGATATGAAAGAAACTTTAGGTGGATTTGTATTCTTGAATGCTGCAGATACTAAAAAATCTATGGAATCAGGTGGAACTCTTGATGGTTTCTTAAAAGGAATGGGTACTCCTAACGGAGCAGTAGATACAAGCTTTTTACCTCTAT
The nucleotide sequence above comes from Candidatus Pelagibacter giovannonii. Encoded proteins:
- a CDS encoding ABC transporter substrate-binding protein; protein product: MKKIISFILGTVVALNLSISVANAAAKEVRVAFFLEWPTPNQEDKVKKMFDKALGVPVKWTNFSNGGAMTDAMLAGDIDISYSQGLVPFINAVKSKAPLKLVDVAMEYGMGGTTCVTSKASGITSANGSELEGKKVAVPLGTMAEYVFDESMKVVGADKSKMTVIQMDPEEGAAALVSGDVSMACLFGGNSIKAALTVGTRLLTVQAARDAGIKGIDITSVTDKFMKENPGMLRTFIEVTHEANARYAAGKSDMNVIAKDAEMKLGDMKETLGGFVFLNAADTKKSMESGGTLDGFLKGMGTPNGAVDTSFLPL